ACTTTTTCGCCACGACGCCCAAGGACAAGCGCGTGGGGAAGACGGGGTTTGTGGAGCAGAGGTCGTTTTGGAACGTGTTTAGGAGCTTCGATAAGCTCTGGGTGTTGCTCATACTATTCTTGCAGGCCTTGATAATCGTTGCGTGGGAGGGGAGAACACCTTGGCGGGCGTTGAAGAGTAGGGATGTGCAGGTGGAGCTGCTGTCCGTGTTCATCACCTGGGCTGGCTTGCGAGTTTGGCAATCGTTGCTTGATGCCGGGACTCAGTATAGCTTGGTTTCGAGGGAAACAATCTGGCTCGGTGTGAGGATGGCGTTGAAATTCTCAGTCGCCTTGACATGGACTGTGGTGTTTGCGGTTTTTTATGGAAGGATTTGGATTCAGAAGAATGGGGATAGAGAGTGGTCTGATGAGGCTAATCGGAGGATTGTACGTTTTCTTCAGGCTGGTGTAGTTTTCGTGTTCCCTGAGTTTTTGGCATTGGCTTTGTTTATTGTTCCATGGATTAGGAATGGACTTGAGAAATTGGATTGGCCTGTGCTCTACTTGTTGACATGGTGGTTTCATACCCGAATTTTCGTGGGTCGTGGCCTGAGGGAAGGGCTTGTCAATAATTTCAAGTATGCTATGTTCTGGTGTGCTGTATTGGCTTCGAAATTCTCTTTCagttacttttttcaaatcaaGCCTCTGGTCAGCCCAACAAGGGCTCTTTTAAATCTTAGGAATGTACCTTACAAATGGCATGAATTTTCCGCTAGCCCCAATATAGTTGCTGTTGTGTTGTTGTGGATTCCTGTGCTGCTGATTTATTTCATGGATTTACAAATTTGGTATGCAATTTTCTCGTCCTTTGTTGGTGGAGTTATTGGGTTGTTTTCGCATCTGGGCGAGATTAGGAACATTGGGCAGCTAAGGCTAAGGTTTCAGTTCTTTGCTAGTGCAATGCAATTTAGTCTTATGCCAGAGGTGCTGCCGATAAATACTAATATGACACTGGTGAAGAAGCTCCGTGATGCTATCCACCTCTTGAAGCTGAGGTACGGAATTGGTCAGTACAAGAAGATTGAATCCAGCCAAGTGGAAGCCACCAGGTTTGCCTTGATTTGGAATGAGATCATGGTAACTTTCAGGGAAGAAGATCTCATCAGTGATCAAGAACACGAGCTCTTGGAACTGCCTCCTAATAGTTGGAATATTCGGGTTATTCGATGGCCATGTGTCCTCCTCTGCAATGAACTGCTGATTGCTCTCAGTCAGGCTGAACAGTTGGCAGATGAGCCTGATCGGTCGCTTTGGTTAAAGATATGCAAGAATGAATATAGACGGTGTGCTGTCATAGAAGCTTatgatagtattaaatatttactTCTTATGATCATTAAAGATGGCAGAGAGGAGTACTCAATTGTCGAGAATTTGTTCAAGGAGATAGATTACGAGATTAAGAATGGAAAGCTGACACAGGAATTCAAGATGTCTGTGCTATCAAAAATTCATGCTAAGTTAATAGCACTTGTTAAGCTTCTGAATCAACCAATTAAAGATTTGAGTGAGGCAGTGAATATACTACAGGCCTTGTATGAACTATCAGTCAGAGAGTTTCCAAGGAAGAAGTCGTCCATTGTGATGTTGAGAGATGCAGGTCTGGCACCTCGTAGTCCAGCCACCAATGCAGGGCTACTCTTTGAGGATGCTGTGGTCTTCCCCGATACTGACGATGCTTTATTCTTTAGGCACCTACGGCGTTTGTACACCATCCTTACTTCTAGAGACGCCATGCACAATGTCCCAAGGAATCTTGAGGCGAGAAGGCGTATTGCTTTCTTTAGCAATTCACTATTTATGAACATGCCTCGTGCTCCGGATGTTGAAAAAATGATGGCTTTCAGTGTTCTTACGCCTTACTATGACGAAGAAGTTCTCTATAGCCTATTGAATCTCcgaaaggaaaatgaagatggCATTTCTACCCTGTTTTATCTGCAGAAGATCTATGAAGATGAGTGGGGAAATTTTTTGGAGCGGATGCGTAGAGATGGTGTGGAGGAAGAGAATGAACTCTACACAATAAAGGCAAGGGAACTTCGTCTTTGGGCGTCGTACAGAGGTCAGACCTTATCCCGCACTGTGAGAGGAATGATGTATTATTATAGGGCTCTTAAGATGCTTGCCTTTCTGGATTCTGCATCTGAGATGGATGTAAAGGAGCGACCAGAAGATGGTTTGGATGGCCTACACTTGGGTAACCCACTATCTTCGCGTAATCTCAACAGAGCAACTAGCAGTGTAAATCTTTTGTTTAAGGGACATGAGATTGGGAGTGCTCTAATGAAATTCACATATGTGGTCGCATGCCAGGTGTATGGGCAACATAAGGCAAGGGGAGACCCTCGTGCTGAAGAGGTATTATATCTGATGAAAAACAATGAGGCTCTTCGAGTTGCCTATGTTGATGAGGTTCACTTGGGGAGGGATGAAGTTGAGTATTACTCTGTTCTTGTGAAATATGATCAGGATCTGCGCAGGGAGGTGGAGATATATCGGATCAGATTGCCTGGCTCCTTGAAAGTCGGGGAAGGCAAACCAGAAAACCAAAACCATGCCATAATCTTCACCAGAGGCGATGCACTTCAGGCCATTGACATGAACCAGGACAATTATTTTGAAGAGACACTCAAGATGCGGAATTTATTGGAGGAATTTAACAACTTCTATGGTATCAGGAAACCAACCATCTTGGGAGTTCGTGAGAATATTTTTACTGGTTCAGTGTCTTCACTTGCTTGGTTCATGTCTGCTCAGGAAACAAGTTTTGTGACCTTGGGGCAGCGAGTTCTGGCAAACCCATTGAAGGTGAGAATGCATTATGGTCACCCAGATGTGTTTGACAGGTTCTGGTTCTTGACTCGGGGTGGGATTAGCAAGGCTTCTAGAGCGATAAATATTAGTGAGGATATATTTGCCGGCTTCAACTGCACCCTGCGAGGCGGCAATGTGACACACCATGAATATATACAGGTCGGTAAGGGGAGAGATGTTGGGTTAAATCAGATCTCAATGTTTGAGGCCAAGGTTGCTAGTGGCAATGGCGAGCAGGTTTTGAGCAGAGATATTTATCGGTTGGGTCATAGATTGGACTTCTTCCGAATGCTTTCAGTTTTCTACTCAACGGTTGGATTTTACTACAACTCAATGATTGTGGTTCTCACTGTCTATGCATTTTTGTGGGGCCACCTTTATCTTGCTCTCAGTGGTCTCGAAGATGCAGCCACGGATACTACTACTAACAATAAAGCCCTTGGTGCAATCCTTAATCAGCAGTTTGTCATCCAGCTTGGTCTCTTCACTGCCCTTCCGATGATTGTGGAGAACTCTCTTGAACTTGGGTTCCTTCCAGCAATATGGGACTTCTTGACAATGGAGCTTCAGCTGGCGTCATTCTTTTACACATTCTCAATGGGCACTCGTACCCACTTCTTTGGCCGGACTATCCTGCATGGGGGTGCAAAGTATCGAGCCACTGGTCGTGGTTTTGTGGTGGAGCACAAGAGCTTTGCTGAGAACTATCGACTCTATGCTCGGAGCCATTTTGTGAAGGGCATTGAGCTTGGGGTTATTTTAACCGTGTATGCTTCTCATAGCCCCTTGTCTAGAAACATTACTTTTGTTTATATAGCCATGACCATATCTTCCTGGTTTCTAGTGGTGTCGTGGATAATGGCGCCATTTATATTTAATCCTTCTGGATTTGATTGGCTGAAGACTGTTTatgattttgaagattttttgaaTTGGATATGGAGTAGCCGTGGGGTGTTTACGAAAGCAGAACAGAGCTGGGAAACATGGTGGCATGAGGAGCAGGACCATCTGAGGACAACTGGTCTCTGGGGTAAACTGTTGGAGATTATTTTAGATCTacgattcttcttcttccagtATGGCATTGTGTATCAACTGAAGATTGCTGCTAAAAACACAAGTATAGTTGTTTATTTACTGTCCTGGATATACATGATTGTAGTTGTTGGGATTTACATCATCATATCATATGCTCGGGACAAATATGCTGCAAAAGAGCATATCTACTACCGTCTAGTTCAGTTCCTTGTCATTGCTCTTACAATACTTGTACTTGTTATATTGTTGAAGTTCACTCCCTTCCAGTTTCTTGACATTGTCACAAGCTTCTTGGCCTTTATCCCAACAGGCTGGGGTATGATATTGATAGCCCAGGTACTTAGACCTTTTCTGCAGACCACTGTGGTGTGGGATACCGTGGTTGCCTTGGCCCGGCTATACGACTTGCTGTTTGGAGTGATTGTTATGGCTCCTGTAGCGTTGTTGTCATGGCTGCCCGGATTTCAGGCAATGCAAACAAGGATTCTGTTCAACGAAGCATTTAGCAGGGGCCTCCAGATATCTCGCCTTCTTACTGGGAAAAGGTCCAACTGAGATGTGAATAGAGGTACTTTCTATCTAAAACTTTTCTTAGACGTTCACTTTCTCCATCATTTATTCCACTAGGTTTAAGGTTCGAATTCTTGGGTGCAAACCATCTCTAGGGACCACGTTCTATCAGTGAAAAGCTGATGATTTACTTGATCCATGTGATGGGGACGCATTACACGGATTCGGGAGATAACTAGGTAAAAGACATGTTGTGTTTGCAAGGTCTCTAGGATTCCTGGTCATCAAAAAATAATGAGGGcagtgccattttttttttctttttatacatgAACGTACAAACATCCATCTATGCAGATGTATTGTTCTCCTGCTGTTTTATCCAGATAGATTCTATTTTAGTAACATCTCATATTTGATGGAAATTGTATTTAGCTCTCTCATCCCTATGAGGGGGTGTGCAAGATGAACCCCATAGCCAGCATTTCGTTTCCAATCCTTTATTTGATttccctataaaaaaaaaaaaaaaaaaaaaagaggagagagagggtgtgctattttttttgtgttgggggggagggggggtgggAAGTGTTCCCCAAACCCTCAGTTTTCGCTCGAATAAAATGTTGGGATTTGTGCCCAAAAGCTAGTTTTGAGTATGACATTATTGAATGGAATTAAAATCAGTTTTTTATGTCATCGTAATATCTTGTTTTGACAATCATACTTCATAAGATGAATTGATGTCTTCTTTTGTGCCTGATTTAGGTGTGTTGAATGTGATTATGTATAGAAGATATAAAGAACAAGTTCCTAGTAACTTGTTAAATTAAGTTTAGAGTTAGTGATAAAATAGGGTACTCTGTGTGAAAAGGTTATTTatgctatatttattattatattatagactggTTTCTTTTGGTCGTTGAAAGTGACACTTCTAATTAGTATATTAGTTCGTGTAGAATGCGTTAAACTGGACTTCAATTAGAGCATATTTGTCAAGTTACTGTCCTATGAATAAATTTCTCTCATCTACATTATTGCAAGGACTCTTGACCCCAAGAGATCAATGGACTCAAATATTGAGTGTCGGGCTTTTATGTTACTCATgagtgagattttttttttcttgataagtaAAAGGTTTTGTTAATAGTAATAGAAGAATAGGCATAGGCTAGTACATTGGACATATACAAGGGAAAACACCTAGTTAGGAAGAATAAATAGGTAcaatgaaatcataaaaatcaaGCCCGTTAAAATATATTGCATATAGAAATAATGTATTGAAAAGAGTGATCTAAGCTCCACTAAGGAATGTTCCTTACCTTCGAAATTCCTGTCACTTCTTTTTCTCGAAATGCAATATATGAGGCACGTGAGGACCattttccaaactcccacaATTTGGGGATTTCCATAAAGATTTCTCCAACTAGCAAGAAGATCAATCATCCTTCCAGGCATAACTAATGCCAGCACGAGTGAGATCTTATATGACCAATACCCCCAATACATTAAATCACAACTAATGCGTTGGGGTATTTGTCATATGAGATCATTAGTTTCAGTCACTTTAACCGTTTGGAACAAGAAACATATTTGTTCATTAGTTCTGGCTTTTCTTTTCATCTGATAGTTGATGACCACAGATGTcgttttatgtaattttaactGGGTTTGTGTTGTGTTTCAGGTTATGAGGTGGGACTAGGAGTAGAAAACGAAGTAGATAGCTGGCCTTTATTTTTACGGACCAAGGTGTTTTCTCATTTCTGTACTGTGCTGTGCCGTGCCATTGTTTCTTACCGGGGAAATTACGTTCTTATTTTTAccttttcaacttcatcttccaatCACTGTTACATCGGATTCCGCACATACGTGCCTTTGCTGCTGTAATCTTGTGATGGCACTGCTCAATAATCAGTAATCGTAGGGTTTGGCCACGTTTTCAGGGTTCGGTTATGTACATATTGTTCATGTACAGTGTAGTTTCCATGCTAGTTTTTGGCAATCGATCGTACTAATTTTGTTTGATCCTTGTAAGCAGGGTTATCTCAAATTTATCTTGGCGGCATTATTGTTCTGCTTTTGCGAACGTCCATtttgttttaaacttttaattgcTTTAGTCCTGAAATCTGTAATGTTTTGGATATGAGATATTGAACACCTGTGCCCATGTTTTATTCACCCATGAAACTTCGGTTCTCATGGTAAATGGGTCTGAAAGGGAGTTGTAATGAGTGAAACAATCTGGGTTTTCAGCTAGTATGCGGTCCTGAAATTGGCTGGGTTTACTGGGACACTGGAAATTGCGTTCTGTGGAGGTCATCAAGCACGTCTCTGCCGATCATAAACTTTTTTACCAACTTGCAGCTGTGTTTGGGTACTGAAAGTATCTTTAAGTATTCTCaatatacttaattattattgattactttattattattttttacgtatattttattaatatttattactttttactattattcaatattctattattattttttagttacTTTTTTATTCCCATTCATAACAATTCAACActtcttactatccaaactCAATAGATAAGTcatgagggaaaaaaagaaaaaaaaaaaagttaaacctTGAAATTTCGTTGCGCTCTGCATATACAAATTCAGCAATTCATcacatttataataaaattcgTAACGAGCCCTAGATCTACCATGGAGGATCGGCACTGAGAACTGCAGATGGGACTCTGTGAAGAAGAGAAGGGACGTCGAACTGAGCCTGGCTAGATTTGGAcggtgagatgaaaatttttaattttagataaaagttgaaagttaaataaaatattattttttaatattattattattttaaaacttgaaaaagttaaataagaatttaaaaaaattgaattatttattatattttatataaaaatttaaaaaaattataataataagatgagaattttatatctttATCTTAGTTGCCAAACCAACCCAAATGAAAGGCTTCGGGTGCAAGTACCACACGTGAGCTGAGGAGCTGGGGTGGAGTGTAGATTTAGTCACTATCTTAGGTTTAATTCAGTAGATTTAGTCAAGGCCTGGAGTGTGTTCCGTGGGCCTTAATCTATCAGTTTATGTAATTAGTTTGGACTGGCCATGGCCATTATGTTTATTTCCCTTCAATTAGCCGAGGTACCTGGATATATGTAGCTGAGGAATCATCTTGTATTTTCATTCTGGAATGTTCAAGAAgttatttcattttctctcaCATTTTCTGGAGGAGCTCCCCTCAAAGAGAGCAAGTCATTTTCGTATACTGTTCGAAAAGAATCTGTTACAAATTCGGTGTCGCAAAAATATAGAAAAGCGAAGCATTCCTGATACGGAAGAATTAGAAAACGAATTATTATAAGACAAGAATAATAAAGTAAAGAAATCAATAAAATTTGGGGggcgtatatatatatttttttatttttttaaagaaaaagaaaagaaaggaagaaaattgTAAGTTTGTAGATCAGCCATTCATTCCTAGGAGCCGAAGGAGAGTACAAAATACAAATGCCATTGCCTATATTTATAGAAACAGAAATCATGCATCACAATTCGTCATTGCTAATAACTGATACTTTATCATATACAGATGTCTCTCTAAATCTCTTGGGAAGAATACAACGGCCTCCAAATCGCTGCTGCAAGTAAACAAGCACGGTGAATAGCAGACCACCACATGGGATGATGATGTCCCATGCCGTGGAATAAAAATCCATCCTATGATTTGCATAAAGGTACGACGAATCAAGGTACCATGTAGAACTGTGAGCCCTGTAAAGGTCATAGGCATGAGGCAGCAGACGAACAATGGTGGTTCCAATGTAAAAGGAAGGGGCCAGAGCCTTTTCTCCTGAATTAGAAAATAAgttgaacaatatttgtggaAGTAGAAAACCATCCAGGAGCAAACCGGCATAAGATTTGATGTCCTCCCAGAAAGAAGGAGCATGCAGCTTGTAAACATTGCGTTGCGGTACTAGAAATTTCCCCAACTGTCTCTGGTAAGGCTTCCTCCATTGGTGCACAGACCAAGCAATCAACCCGCTGGCTATATACACTGGTAAAGCCACATATAGAGCCTTTCTTTCTGAAACCCACAACTCCTTTTGGCTTCCATCATCTTGTCTTGCAGACCAAGTCAGTTGGAGAAGGCGCAACTGCAAAAGGAAAGCTACCATTGTTACCACCCTTACTATTACTTCATTCACTTCAAGCCATCCACCACTCTCAAGAAAAACATTCGTCTGGTTATGGCTACCCATGAACAAGGCTTCAAAGTTCAACAGCAGAGGAATCATATGCCCCAGCGTAAGAACAATGACCATCACAATGGAAATGAAGGGAAGCACTTGTGGGTGCTTTTTCATGTAAAAGAGCTGCAGGCCCACAAAAACGCATGCTAGTGTATTAGAAATCAGAACCATGATAATCTCCAAGTCCATTCTCCAAATCGATGCTTTAGCTTGGGTATTGGTTATTGAATTTGAGGACAATTGAAGGGGTTCAAAGTAAAGAGGGTCCAACTTTTTTCGTTTGCTTTCAATAGTTCCCTTCACAATTTCACCATGCTCGGCATGCAGCGGAGGGAATTGAATATTAATCATTATTTCACAGTCTAATGAATCATTTCTAACCAAATTTTGATTAGTCAATCCAAGATGCCGACATCCTATCATGCACAGAAGACCTGTATCTCTAGAATATATTCCTTCTGCAGAAATATCAATGGCTTTGGATGAAGTatcaacaccaaacttgaaATCAGGTCGAGGTATGAAGCTCATTTTGTAGCTGATATTGAGCATGCTGCTATGGCTGTAGTTCATGTGGAATGCAGTAGGCCCTGCAACCCCTGGAACTGGCAACACAAATGAGTGCCCATAATACCGTTGCAAATAAAGCTGATCACCTACAAAATATGGGGTCGAATAACCCGTTGCTACTTTTCCTGTGCTGTTGCTAATAGACATATCAAACCTCATGTCCAATGAATACCCATTAGGATATGTCTTTCCCTTGCTCCTAATCTTCCTTTTTGCACAATGCTTTCTTGCATTCTCAATCTCAGTATACTCATATTTAAGACCTTGGACGTCAATTGATCTTTCCTGAGAACTCTTAAATCCAATTTTGCCAAAGTAACCAGAATCATTCACATGTTTCCTGCTCTGAATTTCTCCCACGATGGTACTTCGGTTCCTTAAGGAGACAACTGGAGGAAAGATCAAACTCAACCCGATCGAGCAATCTCCAACAGAAGCATTTGCCCAAGACTCTGTAACATTCAAAATTCGGCATGCAACACCACAAAGCCTATTCTCCTTCTCATCCCACTCAGCCTCAGCAATCAACGTTGTATTGGGATCAAAAGGAAACTCGTAACCAGTATAACTAGAGTTAGGAAAACTCAACAAAATCTGCAGCTTTCGTCCCTCCCAACACCAAATTCCCCGATAAAACATAGAATTAGGCAAATACCGGATACTCCCACCAAAAGGATTACAATTGCCACTACCACAATGACGCCCATATTCCAGTGAATAACTAAAAGTCTGTCCACGGGGAAAGGGACAAACAAAACGGTTCGTCTTGTTTCGAGATAAATTCTCTCCCCCATCATAACCACTCAAACAACCACTcccattttctttctcaataaACGTGTATTCATGATTCGAGTATTTGAACCCCATTATTGAAATCGGCTCAAAATAGTTTGAATCATCCTTATCATTACTCAAACTTTCTAAAGTCCCACCAATCAAACTACCATAAATGCTTGAATTAATCGGATAGTTAAGCTTAAGAACAGCATTAAAACGGTTTCTCTTACCCGGATCAACGTAAGTCGAGAAGGATCCGACCATACAGAGTTTCCCAGAAGATTCAGACCAGTACCCATCAAGCAAAAACCGGGCTACGGGCCGCCAAGGCAACCGTCTCGGTCCTCGAAACCGAATCTGGCGTAATAGCCGGTGCGTCGTGTTGCTGAAAACAGGGTACATAGCCGGGTTTCGGAGGTTCAGGGTGGCTTGGACCTTGAATATGCCATCGGAGGCAGTCTTTTCGGAATGTAAGGGTATGAATGTGAGAGATTTCGGGGAATCGGTAGAGGTTTGGTTGAAAATCCGGTCGCCACCGGAAAAGAATCCTGTGCGGAAGAGGAGGAACTGAGAGGTGCTAGTGGAATAGGAGAAGGGGAAGCTGTTGGGGGACTCGGGAACAACTTCGTTGCAGTGCTGGGTGTACGAGATTTCGGCTATTGAGTTCGAGGTAGTGGTTGGGCTTTGAACCAGAGATGTGTTGGTGGGGATGTTGGCAATGAATAAGATGAGGATGCAGAGGAGGGGAGTGAGGGGGGATTTTCTGGACTTTGAGAGTTTTCTTTGGAAATTGGgcaatgaagatgaagaagaagaagaagaatcggAGTCCATTGGTAGGAGTTGGTAGGGAAGGTTGAGATGCTTTTCGGATTTCAAACTTATAGGCCTCTCCGAGCAGGGGAGCTGTAACTGTAAGGTTTCGTTTGGTTGGGGGTCCCCAAAAACTCAATTTGGAAAACGCCTTTTTGTTCCTTACCTGATTATAATTAGGCCGCATTTATCAAGACCTTTTGACATTTGAAGGGGCTCCAGTCAATTTCCATGCCAATtttatgataaatgatattatagcagtaagtgtataaatattagacttatatgaaaaaaattaattttttaataataatttttatttttaaaataactgcaTGATGCTTATACACTCTAcgattatatgtaacattattctcattttatttatttatttatccccATTTTGTGTTACTAAACTACACGTGCATGTGTCCTCTTTAGAGACTTTGAGATTTGAGGTCTCTCTCTTTCTGCAACTTAAattccttaaaaaaatttattaaatggtGACCACTTTTTTCACAAAATTTGGTGATAATGCAACGAAATTCAAAATCACGTTTCTTTGAAATCATCTTAAATTCCTTTGTCTTATCTATGTGCCACTAAGTTTAGGCTTTGTCATGCCATGATGCCATCAACATAACATCTCAGAGGTCAATACCTTTAGATTCGAAGTATATGCACATAATAACTGGCTGAATAAACTTGTATTGAGTTTATTTTATCAAGAAGATATGACTTTGTTTCCATCGCCACTATTCGTCAATGTCAATGTGAACTTTGCTTGGAGTCTTTCGAATATGTAGATTGAAGAAACCAGCAAAATGTACatccaaaactcaaaaaaataaaaaataaaaaataatattacaattatattaatatgacAACCGATATCGTATTCTCCTTGTACATGGTCAAATGAATTCGGCTGAAAAATGTATTATAAAGCCTTTCGTGTGTTTTGCTTTTAACAAAAGAATGAATAATTAACAAgttgtaaatttttattattgccGGTGCTAATCAATCCATGTTTGTTGACGCAATTCATGACGCGAGACTAACAGATAAgtatagaataaaatataactttCTAATAATTTGATGTCATAGTAAGGATGACGAATAATATTACTCTCTAATATATCTTGACAAATGACtggtatttattttctttgattgaTGAAAGAATTTTTGGGAGGAAATATGGAGAATTTATGGGAGAGACTGGTGGGTTGGGATGGATTTCATGGATTTAACTTCATGCTAAGGAGATGTAAACCTCTGAAAATTGGATACAGGATCCATTTGCTTTGCCATGTTCTAACATCCTTGTCAAAAATTACAGACAGAAAATCATTATCAAGCACACCAACCCAACAAGGGATTTTATTTCATAGTCTGCAAGCCATAATCTATGATACATACAACAGAGCCTTACTAAGACATTTTTCACCACGCATGACACAACAGCCATATATTGACAAATGACCAATCTTTTGCCAAGCAAGTGTTGATATTATACATATCTACAAACAAAATAAAGGTCTTGGTATGGTAATTCAGTGGTACCAGGAGTTTCGAGCAAATTCATTTTTCAGGCTCAATGAAGTGGCTGTAATCCATGCCCTTGTCAGAAAATGCTTCCACAAGCTTTGGCAAGAGCTTAGCAACCATGATTTTGAACCCCGTAGAACTTCCATTGATATTTTCAACCTCGGTCTTTCCACATCCAAAAGGATAGCCCACTGGAGCTCCTTCCATATATGCCTTACAAGCCATTACAATAGACTCTGCTCGTTGCCTGAAGTGTTCTTCCACTAATGCCTCGAAGTGCTGCAACagcaaaaaattaaacataaaaaataatgcttAATCATGAAAAAGACAAATTCAAATGTTCTAAATAGCTTTTTCTCTTACAAAATAGGGTCTGGTCATCTGGTCATGTAAGTTGCCAATTTCAATTGTTTTTTGTGATGTTCGATTTCTGAGATAGTATGTATTCTTTGAAAGAAGAATTTAATGGAGGCATCTTTAACATTGATATCCCATACAAATCCTCTTAATCTATTAATAAGTTGCTTTCATCTTTCTCTATATTGTCCAAGACTCCAGAGGTAATTATCATAATAGCTGCCACAAACCACCACAATGGTAGAGCGAATTGAGGTTTGAGAACTAATTATTGTACCTTAGGAGGTTTTCGTAGTAGGTACAGCATGGACTTGCAGGTGACAAGGAATGCATTTTCATTGTAGCTTACAGAGTTTTTCTCTCCCTCAGCTCTTCCAATCTGCTTATCATACCCTGCCTCATTGAAATAAGGCTTCTCATTAAGCACGAGGGCCTGGAGGGAGAGAAGAACTTGAAGAATAGTTGAGCTCCCTGGATTCCATACTTCAGAGCCTGTACCCGTCCATGTATTGAGAAGACTGAGACAGACCTTTCCTGATTCATACAAGTTAGGGTTGACACGGAGCCCACCGGAATTGTAGTGCACCAACTGCATAGGATTTCATGTCATGATACCAGCATTAGATTCTGTTCAGATATAGTATACCAGTCTTTTTTATGAGTGATtttcatgcatgtatatatatgcagaaTAGATTCATGCATGGACTGTGAACTTGGACACCCTCAGTTTTGACAGGGTCCTCTTTCATTTTGGGGGTATGGGCAGTCAAAATAAACATTACTTTTATT
This sequence is a window from Carya illinoinensis cultivar Pawnee chromosome 9, C.illinoinensisPawnee_v1, whole genome shotgun sequence. Protein-coding genes within it:
- the LOC122276072 gene encoding uncharacterized protein LOC122276072, whose product is MDSDSSSSSSSSLPNFQRKLSKSRKSPLTPLLCILILFIANIPTNTSLVQSPTTTSNSIAEISYTQHCNEVVPESPNSFPFSYSTSTSQFLLFRTGFFSGGDRIFNQTSTDSPKSLTFIPLHSEKTASDGIFKVQATLNLRNPAMYPVFSNTTHRLLRQIRFRGPRRLPWRPVARFLLDGYWSESSGKLCMVGSFSTYVDPGKRNRFNAVLKLNYPINSSIYGSLIGGTLESLSNDKDDSNYFEPISIMGFKYSNHEYTFIEKENGSGCLSGYDGGENLSRNKTNRFVCPFPRGQTFSYSLEYGRHCGSGNCNPFGGSIRYLPNSMFYRGIWCWEGRKLQILLSFPNSSYTGYEFPFDPNTTLIAEAEWDEKENRLCGVACRILNVTESWANASVGDCSIGLSLIFPPVVSLRNRSTIVGEIQSRKHVNDSGYFGKIGFKSSQERSIDVQGLKYEYTEIENARKHCAKRKIRSKGKTYPNGYSLDMRFDMSISNSTGKVATGYSTPYFVGDQLYLQRYYGHSFVLPVPGVAGPTAFHMNYSHSSMLNISYKMSFIPRPDFKFGVDTSSKAIDISAEGIYSRDTGLLCMIGCRHLGLTNQNLVRNDSLDCEIMINIQFPPLHAEHGEIVKGTIESKRKKLDPLYFEPLQLSSNSITNTQAKASIWRMDLEIIMVLISNTLACVFVGLQLFYMKKHPQVLPFISIVMVIVLTLGHMIPLLLNFEALFMGSHNQTNVFLESGGWLEVNEVIVRVVTMVAFLLQLRLLQLTWSARQDDGSQKELWVSERKALYVALPVYIASGLIAWSVHQWRKPYQRQLGKFLVPQRNVYKLHAPSFWEDIKSYAGLLLDGFLLPQILFNLFSNSGEKALAPSFYIGTTIVRLLPHAYDLYRAHSSTWYLDSSYLYANHRMDFYSTAWDIIIPCGGLLFTVLVYLQQRFGGRCILPKRFRETSVYDKVSVISNDEL